In Lagopus muta isolate bLagMut1 chromosome 6, bLagMut1 primary, whole genome shotgun sequence, one DNA window encodes the following:
- the FNBP4 gene encoding formin-binding protein 4 isoform X4: MGKKSRSAPGRRPILQLSPPGPRREDAGPSGQAAEGTESGSEPDEAEAVPEPPRSAPNPPPPASAAVKPTGGLCLLGAYADSDDEEGEGAEKPARPAGANGNNSADIDSTLANFLAEIDAITAPAQPAEPTPAAPPPTPPRPEPKESGTATGIAAPNGTDAAMAPEWQYDTQCSLAGVGELEMGDWQEVWDENTGCYYYWNTQSNEVTWELPQYLAAQVQGLQHYQASTAAGTNGSFTAAAEPLAQEKTGPVSAARPGAKREVKKEVNEGVQALSSSEEEKKGVAAALLAPLVPDVVKEEEERWRRKVICKEEVEPPPEEEVKAEEIPAASEEPKTGKDPLEDTLQEELCSVVQSGESGEEEEEQDTLELEIVLERKKAELRALEEGDGSVSGSSPLSDGSQSASQDATRRLASKRGKWKLFAGAASPDSASRGSSKTGRESPEVGEAAVSMEAADGPSDKEAESEEPQEKVKAQAAPKIEEEEQDLKFQIGELANTLTSKLEFLGINRQSISNFHMLLLQTETRIADWREGALNGNYLKRKLQDAAEQLKQYEINATPKGWSCHWDREHRRYFYVNEHSGESQWEFPDGEDEDEGGQQSVDRKADDPPKPPPKEKGEHPADATESSTGSLCKEPFSGQVPATSLMPLTPFWTLLQSSVPVLQPPLPLEMPPPPPPPPDSPPPPPPPPPPLGEDGEIQEVEMEDEGGEEPPAPGTEEDALLKPLLRPAVSRSQGAAEPSPALLLSAKPQKRKATEMNAELMQRTATIGSCPVIYSQPLMATGKYQPSPVPLASLRPRQRLQGDMQSRANLRLPPGHAVPQPSSMAIQPGYLGVTAPAAPSVMSYSECTVPAGLAAVPPAPARGSLPATSTAEHPPPPPPPQTPPPPTPKAPPPPDKPEKPRKGRKEKSKKGKTKMPSLVKKWQSIQRELDEEENSSSSEEDRETTAQRRIEEWKQQQLLSGMAERNANFEALPEDWRARLKRRKTASST, encoded by the exons ATGGGGAAGAAGTCCCGCAGCGCGCCGGGCCGCCGgcccatcctgcagctctccccGCCGGGGCCGCGCCGGGAGGACGCGGGGCCCTCGGGGCAAGCGGCGGAAGGGACGGAGTCGGGGTCGGAGCCGG ACGAAGCCGAGGCGGTGCCGGAGCCGCCCCGGAGCGCTCCCAACCCGCCGCCTCCCGCGTCCGCCGCCGTCAAACCCACAG gtgggctgtgcctgctgggcGCCTACGCCGACAGCGACGACGAGGAGGGAGAAGGCGCCGAAAAGCCGGCACGCCCCGCCGGTGCCAATGGAAACAATTCAGCCGACATCGACAGCACGCTGGCCAACTTCCTGGCG GAGATCGACGCCATCACGGCCCCCGCGCAGCCAGCCGAGCCCACCCCTGCTGCCCCGCCTCCCACCCCTCCCCGCCCAGAGCCCAAGGAGTCTGGCACGGCCACGGGCATCGCCGCCCCCAATGGCACGGATGCAGCCATGGCCCCTGAGTGGCAGTACGACACGCAGTGCTCGCTAGCAGGAG TGGGAGAACTGGAGATGGGTGACTGGCAGGAGGTGTGGGATGAAAACACCGGCTGCTACTACTACTGGAACACGCAGAGCAATGAGGTGACCTGGGAGCTGCCACAGTATTTGGCAGCCCAGGTGCAGGGCCTGCAACACTACCAGGCCAG taCGGCAGCGGGCACCAATGGGAGcttcacagcagctgctgagccctTGGCACAGGAGAAAACAGGTCCAGTAAGTGCTGCCAGACCCGGGGCTAAGCGGGAGGTGAAGAAG GAAGTAAATGAAGGAGTGCAGGCACTCTCCAGCAGcgaagaggagaagaaaggggtggcagcagccctCCTGGCACCACTTGTGCCAGATGTggtgaaggaggaagaggagcgCTGGAGGAGAAAGGTGATTTGCAAAGAAGAAGTTGAGCCGCCCCCAGAAGAGGAGGTGAAAGCAGAGGAGATACCTGCTGCGTCTGAAGAGCCCAAGACGGGCAAGGATCCCCTGGAGGACacgctgcaggaggagctgtgcagTGTGGTGCAGTCAGGCGAgagcggggaggaggaggaagagcaagACACGCTTGAGCTGGAGATAgtgctggagagaaagaag gcagagctgcGTGCTTTGGAGGAAGGAGATGGCAGCGTTTCAGGCTCCAGCCCGCTCTCTGACGGGAGCCAGTCTGCCTCGCAGGATGCAACCCGCAGGCTGGCCTCAAAGCGGGGGAAGTGGAAACTGTTTGCGGGAGCTGCCAGCCCTGATTCTGCTAGTCGAGGCTCCAGCAAAACGGGCCGGGAGAGCCCAGAGGTGGGAGAAGCAG ctgtgagcatGGAAGCAGCTGATGGGCCTTCAGACAAAGAGGCAGAGTCTGAGGAGCCCCAGGAGAAAGTCAAAGCACAAGCGGCACCAAAAatagaggaggaggagcaggatcTAAAG TTTCAGATCGGAGAGCTCGCAAACACTCTGACTAGTAAATTGGAGTTCCTGGGCATCAACAGACAATCTATCTCCAACTTCCACATGTTGCTGTTGCAGACAGAG ACCCGCATTGCAGACTGGCGAGAAGGTGCTCTCAATGGAAACTACCTCAAACGCAAACTCCAAGATGCAGCCGAACAGCTAAAACAATACGAAATAAACGCCACCCCTAAAGGCTGGTCCTGCCACTGGGACAG GGAGCATAGGCGCTATTTCTATGTTAACGAGCACTCAGGAGAGTCACAGTGGGAGTTCCCCGACGGAGAGGATGAAGATGAAGGAGGACAGCAGAGCGTCGACAGAAAAGCTGACGATCCTCCCAAACCACCTCccaaagagaaaggagagcatCCCGCCGATGCCACTGAGAGTTCAACAG GCTCCCTTTGTAAAGAACCCTTCTCAGGCCAAGTCCCTGCTACGTCTCTCATGCCGCTCACTCCATTTTGGACTCTGCTTCAGTCCTCTGTCCCGGTCCTCCAACCTCCCTTGCCTTTGGAAATGCCTCCGCCGCCTCCGCCTCCACCTGactcgccgccgccgccaccacCGCCCCCACCACCTCTTGGAGAAGATGGCGAGATCCAGGAAGTGGAGATGGAAGACGAGGGGGGCGAGGAGCCGCCTGCCCCGGGGACGGAGGAAGATGCTCTGCTCAAGCCTCTCCTACGCCCAGCTGTCAGCAGGAGCCAG GGCGCTGCCGaacccagccctgccctgctaCTCTCCGCCAAGCCCCAGAAGCGGAAAGCCACAGAGATGAACGCGGAGCTGATGCAGCGAACGGCCACCATCGGCAGCTGCCCTGTCATCTACAGCCAGCCCTTGATGGCCACTGGCAAGTACCAGCCTTCACCTGTGCCCCTCGCCTCCCTGAGGCCACGCCAGCGCCTGCAGGGCGACATGCAGAGCCGTGCCAACCTCCGCCTGCCGCCGGGACATGCAGTCCCCCAGCCGTCCAGCATGGCCATCCAGCCCGGCTACTTGGGTGTGACAGCACCCGCTGCACCATCCGTCATGAGCTACTCCGAGTGCACCGTGCCTGCTGGCCTTGCTGCTGTGCCACCGGCCCCAGCACGCGGCTCCCTGcctgccaccagcactgctgagcatccgcctcccccacctccaccccagACACCTCCACCTCCCACACCCAaagcgccgccgccgccagaTAAACCTGAAAAGCcaaggaaggggaggaaggagaag AGCAAGAAGGGCAAAACAAAGATGCCATCACTGGTGAAGAAGTGGCAGAGCATCCAGCGGGAGCTCGATGAAGAGGAGAACTCCAGCTCCAGTGAGGAGGACCGGGAGACAACGGCGCAGAGGCGCATTGAGGAGTGgaagcagcaacagctgctCAG TGGCATGGCGGAGAGGAACGCCAACTTTGAAGCGCTGCCAGAGGACTGGAGAGCACGGCTGAAGCGGAGGAAAACTGCATCTAGCACGTGA
- the FNBP4 gene encoding formin-binding protein 4 isoform X2, giving the protein MGKKSRSAPGRRPILQLSPPGPRREDAGPSGQAAEGTESGSEPDEAEAVPEPPRSAPNPPPPASAAVKPTGGLCLLGAYADSDDEEGEGAEKPARPAGANGNNSADIDSTLANFLAEIDAITAPAQPAEPTPAAPPPTPPRPEPKESGTATGIAAPNGTDAAMAPEWQYDTQCSLAGVGELEMGDWQEVWDENTGCYYYWNTQSNEVTWELPQYLAAQVQGLQHYQASTAAGTNGSFTAAAEPLAQEKTGPVSAARPGAKREVKKEVNEGVQALSSSEEEKKGVAAALLAPLVPDVVKEEEERWRRKVICKEEVEPPPEEEVKAEEIPAASEEPKTGKDPLEDTLQEELCSVVQSGESGEEEEEQDTLELEIVLERKKAELRALEEGDGSVSGSSPLSDGSQSASQDATRRLASKRGKWKLFAGAASPDSASRGSSKTGRESPEVGEAAVSMEAADGPSDKEAESEEPQEKVKAQAAPKIEEEEQDLKFQIGELANTLTSKLEFLGINRQSISNFHMLLLQTETRIADWREGALNGNYLKRKLQDAAEQLKQYEINATPKGWSCHWDRISGSPLLTNSSDKGQTSTHRRNEEQDFCLLPAGSIGAISMLTSTQESHSGSSPTERMKMKEDSRASTEKLTILPNHLPKRKESIPPMPLRVQQSSVPVLQPPLPLEMPPPPPPPPDSPPPPPPPPPPLGEDGEIQEVEMEDEGGEEPPAPGTEEDALLKPLLRPAVSRSQGAAEPSPALLLSAKPQKRKATEMNAELMQRTATIGSCPVIYSQPLMATGKYQPSPVPLASLRPRQRLQGDMQSRANLRLPPGHAVPQPSSMAIQPGYLGVTAPAAPSVMSYSECTVPAGLAAVPPAPARGSLPATSTAEHPPPPPPPQTPPPPTPKAPPPPDKPEKPRKGRKEKSKKGKTKMPSLVKKWQSIQRELDEEENSSSSEEDRETTAQRRIEEWKQQQLLSGMAERNANFEALPEDWRARLKRRKTASST; this is encoded by the exons ATGGGGAAGAAGTCCCGCAGCGCGCCGGGCCGCCGgcccatcctgcagctctccccGCCGGGGCCGCGCCGGGAGGACGCGGGGCCCTCGGGGCAAGCGGCGGAAGGGACGGAGTCGGGGTCGGAGCCGG ACGAAGCCGAGGCGGTGCCGGAGCCGCCCCGGAGCGCTCCCAACCCGCCGCCTCCCGCGTCCGCCGCCGTCAAACCCACAG gtgggctgtgcctgctgggcGCCTACGCCGACAGCGACGACGAGGAGGGAGAAGGCGCCGAAAAGCCGGCACGCCCCGCCGGTGCCAATGGAAACAATTCAGCCGACATCGACAGCACGCTGGCCAACTTCCTGGCG GAGATCGACGCCATCACGGCCCCCGCGCAGCCAGCCGAGCCCACCCCTGCTGCCCCGCCTCCCACCCCTCCCCGCCCAGAGCCCAAGGAGTCTGGCACGGCCACGGGCATCGCCGCCCCCAATGGCACGGATGCAGCCATGGCCCCTGAGTGGCAGTACGACACGCAGTGCTCGCTAGCAGGAG TGGGAGAACTGGAGATGGGTGACTGGCAGGAGGTGTGGGATGAAAACACCGGCTGCTACTACTACTGGAACACGCAGAGCAATGAGGTGACCTGGGAGCTGCCACAGTATTTGGCAGCCCAGGTGCAGGGCCTGCAACACTACCAGGCCAG taCGGCAGCGGGCACCAATGGGAGcttcacagcagctgctgagccctTGGCACAGGAGAAAACAGGTCCAGTAAGTGCTGCCAGACCCGGGGCTAAGCGGGAGGTGAAGAAG GAAGTAAATGAAGGAGTGCAGGCACTCTCCAGCAGcgaagaggagaagaaaggggtggcagcagccctCCTGGCACCACTTGTGCCAGATGTggtgaaggaggaagaggagcgCTGGAGGAGAAAGGTGATTTGCAAAGAAGAAGTTGAGCCGCCCCCAGAAGAGGAGGTGAAAGCAGAGGAGATACCTGCTGCGTCTGAAGAGCCCAAGACGGGCAAGGATCCCCTGGAGGACacgctgcaggaggagctgtgcagTGTGGTGCAGTCAGGCGAgagcggggaggaggaggaagagcaagACACGCTTGAGCTGGAGATAgtgctggagagaaagaag gcagagctgcGTGCTTTGGAGGAAGGAGATGGCAGCGTTTCAGGCTCCAGCCCGCTCTCTGACGGGAGCCAGTCTGCCTCGCAGGATGCAACCCGCAGGCTGGCCTCAAAGCGGGGGAAGTGGAAACTGTTTGCGGGAGCTGCCAGCCCTGATTCTGCTAGTCGAGGCTCCAGCAAAACGGGCCGGGAGAGCCCAGAGGTGGGAGAAGCAG ctgtgagcatGGAAGCAGCTGATGGGCCTTCAGACAAAGAGGCAGAGTCTGAGGAGCCCCAGGAGAAAGTCAAAGCACAAGCGGCACCAAAAatagaggaggaggagcaggatcTAAAG TTTCAGATCGGAGAGCTCGCAAACACTCTGACTAGTAAATTGGAGTTCCTGGGCATCAACAGACAATCTATCTCCAACTTCCACATGTTGCTGTTGCAGACAGAG ACCCGCATTGCAGACTGGCGAGAAGGTGCTCTCAATGGAAACTACCTCAAACGCAAACTCCAAGATGCAGCCGAACAGCTAAAACAATACGAAATAAACGCCACCCCTAAAGGCTGGTCCTGCCACTGGGACAG GATCTCTGGATCACCTCTTCTGACCAACAGCTCTGACAAAGGACAAACTTCAACTCATCGCCGGAATGAAGAACAAGATTTCTGTCTCCTGCCAGCAG GGAGCATAGGCGCTATTTCTATGTTAACGAGCACTCAGGAGAGTCACAGTGGGAGTTCCCCGACGGAGAGGATGAAGATGAAGGAGGACAGCAGAGCGTCGACAGAAAAGCTGACGATCCTCCCAAACCACCTCccaaagagaaaggagagcatCCCGCCGATGCCACTGAGAGTTCAACAG TCCTCTGTCCCGGTCCTCCAACCTCCCTTGCCTTTGGAAATGCCTCCGCCGCCTCCGCCTCCACCTGactcgccgccgccgccaccacCGCCCCCACCACCTCTTGGAGAAGATGGCGAGATCCAGGAAGTGGAGATGGAAGACGAGGGGGGCGAGGAGCCGCCTGCCCCGGGGACGGAGGAAGATGCTCTGCTCAAGCCTCTCCTACGCCCAGCTGTCAGCAGGAGCCAG GGCGCTGCCGaacccagccctgccctgctaCTCTCCGCCAAGCCCCAGAAGCGGAAAGCCACAGAGATGAACGCGGAGCTGATGCAGCGAACGGCCACCATCGGCAGCTGCCCTGTCATCTACAGCCAGCCCTTGATGGCCACTGGCAAGTACCAGCCTTCACCTGTGCCCCTCGCCTCCCTGAGGCCACGCCAGCGCCTGCAGGGCGACATGCAGAGCCGTGCCAACCTCCGCCTGCCGCCGGGACATGCAGTCCCCCAGCCGTCCAGCATGGCCATCCAGCCCGGCTACTTGGGTGTGACAGCACCCGCTGCACCATCCGTCATGAGCTACTCCGAGTGCACCGTGCCTGCTGGCCTTGCTGCTGTGCCACCGGCCCCAGCACGCGGCTCCCTGcctgccaccagcactgctgagcatccgcctcccccacctccaccccagACACCTCCACCTCCCACACCCAaagcgccgccgccgccagaTAAACCTGAAAAGCcaaggaaggggaggaaggagaag AGCAAGAAGGGCAAAACAAAGATGCCATCACTGGTGAAGAAGTGGCAGAGCATCCAGCGGGAGCTCGATGAAGAGGAGAACTCCAGCTCCAGTGAGGAGGACCGGGAGACAACGGCGCAGAGGCGCATTGAGGAGTGgaagcagcaacagctgctCAG TGGCATGGCGGAGAGGAACGCCAACTTTGAAGCGCTGCCAGAGGACTGGAGAGCACGGCTGAAGCGGAGGAAAACTGCATCTAGCACGTGA
- the FNBP4 gene encoding formin-binding protein 4 isoform X3: MGKKSRSAPGRRPILQLSPPGPRREDAGPSGQAAEGTESGSEPDEAEAVPEPPRSAPNPPPPASAAVKPTGGLCLLGAYADSDDEEGEGAEKPARPAGANGNNSADIDSTLANFLAEIDAITAPAQPAEPTPAAPPPTPPRPEPKESGTATGIAAPNGTDAAMAPEWQYDTQCSLAGVGELEMGDWQEVWDENTGCYYYWNTQSNEVTWELPQYLAAQVQGLQHYQASSTAAGTNGSFTAAAEPLAQEKTGPVSAARPGAKREVKKEVNEGVQALSSSEEEKKGVAAALLAPLVPDVVKEEEERWRRKVICKEEVEPPPEEEVKAEEIPAASEEPKTGKDPLEDTLQEELCSVVQSGESGEEEEEQDTLELEIVLERKKAELRALEEGDGSVSGSSPLSDGSQSASQDATRRLASKRGKWKLFAGAASPDSASRGSSKTGRESPEVGEAAVSMEAADGPSDKEAESEEPQEKVKAQAAPKIEEEEQDLKFQIGELANTLTSKLEFLGINRQSISNFHMLLLQTETRIADWREGALNGNYLKRKLQDAAEQLKQYEINATPKGWSCHWDREHRRYFYVNEHSGESQWEFPDGEDEDEGGQQSVDRKADDPPKPPPKEKGEHPADATESSTGSLCKEPFSGQVPATSLMPLTPFWTLLQSSVPVLQPPLPLEMPPPPPPPPDSPPPPPPPPPPLGEDGEIQEVEMEDEGGEEPPAPGTEEDALLKPLLRPAVSRSQGAAEPSPALLLSAKPQKRKATEMNAELMQRTATIGSCPVIYSQPLMATGKYQPSPVPLASLRPRQRLQGDMQSRANLRLPPGHAVPQPSSMAIQPGYLGVTAPAAPSVMSYSECTVPAGLAAVPPAPARGSLPATSTAEHPPPPPPPQTPPPPTPKAPPPPDKPEKPRKGRKEKSKKGKTKMPSLVKKWQSIQRELDEEENSSSSEEDRETTAQRRIEEWKQQQLLSGMAERNANFEALPEDWRARLKRRKTASST; encoded by the exons ATGGGGAAGAAGTCCCGCAGCGCGCCGGGCCGCCGgcccatcctgcagctctccccGCCGGGGCCGCGCCGGGAGGACGCGGGGCCCTCGGGGCAAGCGGCGGAAGGGACGGAGTCGGGGTCGGAGCCGG ACGAAGCCGAGGCGGTGCCGGAGCCGCCCCGGAGCGCTCCCAACCCGCCGCCTCCCGCGTCCGCCGCCGTCAAACCCACAG gtgggctgtgcctgctgggcGCCTACGCCGACAGCGACGACGAGGAGGGAGAAGGCGCCGAAAAGCCGGCACGCCCCGCCGGTGCCAATGGAAACAATTCAGCCGACATCGACAGCACGCTGGCCAACTTCCTGGCG GAGATCGACGCCATCACGGCCCCCGCGCAGCCAGCCGAGCCCACCCCTGCTGCCCCGCCTCCCACCCCTCCCCGCCCAGAGCCCAAGGAGTCTGGCACGGCCACGGGCATCGCCGCCCCCAATGGCACGGATGCAGCCATGGCCCCTGAGTGGCAGTACGACACGCAGTGCTCGCTAGCAGGAG TGGGAGAACTGGAGATGGGTGACTGGCAGGAGGTGTGGGATGAAAACACCGGCTGCTACTACTACTGGAACACGCAGAGCAATGAGGTGACCTGGGAGCTGCCACAGTATTTGGCAGCCCAGGTGCAGGGCCTGCAACACTACCAGGCCAG cagtaCGGCAGCGGGCACCAATGGGAGcttcacagcagctgctgagccctTGGCACAGGAGAAAACAGGTCCAGTAAGTGCTGCCAGACCCGGGGCTAAGCGGGAGGTGAAGAAG GAAGTAAATGAAGGAGTGCAGGCACTCTCCAGCAGcgaagaggagaagaaaggggtggcagcagccctCCTGGCACCACTTGTGCCAGATGTggtgaaggaggaagaggagcgCTGGAGGAGAAAGGTGATTTGCAAAGAAGAAGTTGAGCCGCCCCCAGAAGAGGAGGTGAAAGCAGAGGAGATACCTGCTGCGTCTGAAGAGCCCAAGACGGGCAAGGATCCCCTGGAGGACacgctgcaggaggagctgtgcagTGTGGTGCAGTCAGGCGAgagcggggaggaggaggaagagcaagACACGCTTGAGCTGGAGATAgtgctggagagaaagaag gcagagctgcGTGCTTTGGAGGAAGGAGATGGCAGCGTTTCAGGCTCCAGCCCGCTCTCTGACGGGAGCCAGTCTGCCTCGCAGGATGCAACCCGCAGGCTGGCCTCAAAGCGGGGGAAGTGGAAACTGTTTGCGGGAGCTGCCAGCCCTGATTCTGCTAGTCGAGGCTCCAGCAAAACGGGCCGGGAGAGCCCAGAGGTGGGAGAAGCAG ctgtgagcatGGAAGCAGCTGATGGGCCTTCAGACAAAGAGGCAGAGTCTGAGGAGCCCCAGGAGAAAGTCAAAGCACAAGCGGCACCAAAAatagaggaggaggagcaggatcTAAAG TTTCAGATCGGAGAGCTCGCAAACACTCTGACTAGTAAATTGGAGTTCCTGGGCATCAACAGACAATCTATCTCCAACTTCCACATGTTGCTGTTGCAGACAGAG ACCCGCATTGCAGACTGGCGAGAAGGTGCTCTCAATGGAAACTACCTCAAACGCAAACTCCAAGATGCAGCCGAACAGCTAAAACAATACGAAATAAACGCCACCCCTAAAGGCTGGTCCTGCCACTGGGACAG GGAGCATAGGCGCTATTTCTATGTTAACGAGCACTCAGGAGAGTCACAGTGGGAGTTCCCCGACGGAGAGGATGAAGATGAAGGAGGACAGCAGAGCGTCGACAGAAAAGCTGACGATCCTCCCAAACCACCTCccaaagagaaaggagagcatCCCGCCGATGCCACTGAGAGTTCAACAG GCTCCCTTTGTAAAGAACCCTTCTCAGGCCAAGTCCCTGCTACGTCTCTCATGCCGCTCACTCCATTTTGGACTCTGCTTCAGTCCTCTGTCCCGGTCCTCCAACCTCCCTTGCCTTTGGAAATGCCTCCGCCGCCTCCGCCTCCACCTGactcgccgccgccgccaccacCGCCCCCACCACCTCTTGGAGAAGATGGCGAGATCCAGGAAGTGGAGATGGAAGACGAGGGGGGCGAGGAGCCGCCTGCCCCGGGGACGGAGGAAGATGCTCTGCTCAAGCCTCTCCTACGCCCAGCTGTCAGCAGGAGCCAG GGCGCTGCCGaacccagccctgccctgctaCTCTCCGCCAAGCCCCAGAAGCGGAAAGCCACAGAGATGAACGCGGAGCTGATGCAGCGAACGGCCACCATCGGCAGCTGCCCTGTCATCTACAGCCAGCCCTTGATGGCCACTGGCAAGTACCAGCCTTCACCTGTGCCCCTCGCCTCCCTGAGGCCACGCCAGCGCCTGCAGGGCGACATGCAGAGCCGTGCCAACCTCCGCCTGCCGCCGGGACATGCAGTCCCCCAGCCGTCCAGCATGGCCATCCAGCCCGGCTACTTGGGTGTGACAGCACCCGCTGCACCATCCGTCATGAGCTACTCCGAGTGCACCGTGCCTGCTGGCCTTGCTGCTGTGCCACCGGCCCCAGCACGCGGCTCCCTGcctgccaccagcactgctgagcatccgcctcccccacctccaccccagACACCTCCACCTCCCACACCCAaagcgccgccgccgccagaTAAACCTGAAAAGCcaaggaaggggaggaaggagaag AGCAAGAAGGGCAAAACAAAGATGCCATCACTGGTGAAGAAGTGGCAGAGCATCCAGCGGGAGCTCGATGAAGAGGAGAACTCCAGCTCCAGTGAGGAGGACCGGGAGACAACGGCGCAGAGGCGCATTGAGGAGTGgaagcagcaacagctgctCAG TGGCATGGCGGAGAGGAACGCCAACTTTGAAGCGCTGCCAGAGGACTGGAGAGCACGGCTGAAGCGGAGGAAAACTGCATCTAGCACGTGA